The sequence AATCTTCATAACTCAATCTCAAATATAGCTTTATTTCTATCTGAATGAATCTCAATAGTAAAAATAGTCAAATGTTACGTATGATGAAGATCAAGAAATCGATCATTTCACGCACCCCGAGCTTACTCTTACCATAAATGCGGTCTATAAATGTAATAGGCAATTCTACAATTCTTAACCTCCTTCTACGTACTTTTAATAGGGTTTCAACCTGTACCACATAACCCTTACTCTTCAATGGTAGCATAACCTCTACAGCCCTTCTACTGTAGCATCTATATCCAGTCGTTACATCCCTTACATCCAATCGAAGAAGTGATCTAGCGATCCAATTTGCAAATCCAGAGATGATCCTTCTCTTAAGGCCCCATCCCTCGATCCTCCCTCCCCTTACATAACGACTACCCAGAACCAGATCGGCATTATAGCAGAGCTCGACCATCTTGGGAATGTATATTGGATTGTGAGATAGGTCTGCATCCATCACCACGACAAGATCGGGAGGGGGTTGGAGCTTTAATATGATGTTAAGCCCATCGTTAATAGCACTACCAAAACCCAACCTTCTACCCCTCTCCTTTAAGATTATATTACCATAACGTCTATTCATTTCAA is a genomic window of Nitrososphaerales archaeon containing:
- a CDS encoding polyprenol monophosphomannose synthase; translated protein: MFESIDSADEYQKGHSEYQEKVLKNPKRVSVVIPTLNEVDTIGRLIEELESLGIIEHIVIVDDGSTDGTVDTLIEMNRRYGNIILKERGRRLGFGSAINDGLNIILKLQPPPDLVVVMDADLSHNPIYIPKMVELCYNADLVLGSRYVRGGRIEGWGLKRRIISGFANWIARSLLRLDVRDVTTGYRCYSRRAVEVMLPLKSKGYVVQVETLLKVRRRRLRIVELPITFIDRIYGKSKLGVREMIDFLIFIIRNI